Proteins encoded by one window of Homo sapiens chromosome 10, GRCh38.p14 Primary Assembly:
- the NUTM2E gene encoding nUT family member 2E produces the protein MEVKGPSGRSFCCESEGQFKSCLKRHTPSLLLPSSWKGNSGSCLMAEALHRTSPTPNSCPLPLPLCRMSGVLCSRNLFTFKFSLFQLDSGASGEPGHSLGLTLGFSYCGNCQTAVVSAQPEGMASNGAYPVLGPGVTANPGTSLSVFTALPFTTPAPGPAHGPLLVTAGAPPGGPLVLSTFPSTPLVTEQDGCSPSGAGASNVFVQMRTEVGPVKAAQAQTLVLTQAPLVWQAPGALCGGVVCPPPLLLAAAPVVPVMAAQVVGGTQACEGGWSQGLPLPPPPPPAAQLPPIVSQGNAGPWPQGAHGESSLASSQAKAPPDDSCNPRSVYENFRLWQHYKPLARRHLPQSPDTEALSCFLIPVLRSLARRKPTMTLEEGLWRAMREWQHTSNFDRMIFYEMAEKFLEFEAEEEMQIQKSQWMKGPQCLPPPATPRLEPRGPPAPEVVKQPVYLPSKAGPKAQTACLPPPRPQRPVTKARRPPPQPHRRAETKARLPPPRPQRPAETKVPEEIPPEVVQEYVDIMEELLGPSLGATGEPEKQREEGKVKQPQEEDWTPPDPGLLSYIDKLCSQKDFVTKVEAVIHPQFLEELLSPDPQMDFLALSQDLEQEEGLTLAQLVEKRLPPLKEKQHSRAAPSRGTARLDSSSSKFAAGQGAERDVPDPQEGVGMETCPPQTTARDSQGRGRAHTGMARSEDSVVLLGCQDSPGLRAARPTSPPQDHRPTCPGVGTKDALDLPGGSPVRESHGLAQGSSEEEELPSLAFLLGSQHKLLPWWLPQSPVPASGLLSPEKWGPQGTHQSPSAERRGLNLAPSPANKAKKQPLFGSLSPAEKTPHRGPGLRVSGEQSLTWGLGGPSQSQKRKGDPLVSRKEKKQHCSQ, from the exons ATGGAAGTAAAGGGGCCATCAGGTAGAAGCTTTTGCTGTGAGTCAGAAGGACAATTTAAAAGTTGCCTAAAGAGGCACACGCCATCTCTGCTGCTGCCTTCCAGTTGGAAGGGAAACTCAGGTTCTTGCCTAATGGCCGAAGCCCTTCACAGAACGTCCCCCACCCCTAACAGCTGCCCACTGCCCCTCCCCCTCTGCAGAATGTCTGGGGTCCTATGTTCCAGGAACCTGTTTActttcaaattttccctgtttcaGTTGGACTCAGGAGCATCTGGTGAGCCAGGTCACTCTCTGGGTCTTACCCTTGGCTTTTCTTATTGCGGAAACTGCCAGACGGCGGTGGTCAGTGCCCAGCCTGAGGGGATGGCTTCGAATGGAG CATACCCAGTGCTGGGACCGGGCGTGACCGCGAACCCTGGCACCTCCCTGTCTGTGTTCACGGCTCTGCCCTTCACCACACCCGCTCCCGGCCCAGCACACGGGCCGCTCCTTGTGACTGCAGGGGCTCCTCCAGGCGGCCCTCTGGTGCTGTCTACCTTCCCCAGCACACCTCTGGTGACAGAACAGGATGGCTGCAGCCCGAGTGGGGCCGGGGCTTCCAACGTCTTTGTCCAGATGAGGACAGAGGTGGGGCCTGTGAAGGCCGCTCAGGCGCAGACCTTGGTCCTAACTCAGGCCCCCCTCGTCTGGCAGGCTCCAGGCGCCCTCTGCGGAGGTGTTGTGTGTCCACCTCCCCTACTCCTGGCAGCTGCTCCTGTGGTGCCTGTTATGGCTGCCCAGGTGGTTGGGGGCACCCAGGCCTGTGAGGGAGGCTGGTCCCAGGGCCTTCctcttccaccaccaccaccaccggcTGCCCAGCTGCCCCCCATTGTGTCCCAAGGGAATGCTGGGCCATGGCCACAAGGGGCTCATGGAGAGAGCAGCCTGGCTTCCTCCCAGGCCAAGGCCCCGCCAGATGactcctgtaaccccaggagTGTCTATGAGAACTTCCGACTCTGGCAGCACTACAAGCCCCTGGCCCGGAGGCACCTTCCCCAGAGTCCTGACACCGAAGCGCTTTCGTGCTTCCTCAT CCCAGTTCTCCGATCGCTGGCCCGGCGGAAGCCCACCATGACCCTGGAGGAGGGACTGTGGCGGGCCATGCGGGAATGGCAGCACACGAGCAACTTTGACCGGATGATCTTCTACGAGATGGCGGAAAA gttcctggagtttgaggctgaggaggagatgCAGATTCAGAAATCGCAATGGATGAAGGGGCCCCAGTGCCTGCCTCCTCCAGCCACACCGAGGCTTGAACCTCGAGGACCCCCGGCCCCTGAGGTGGTCAAGCAGCCAG tgTACCTTCCCAGCAAGGCCGGCCCCAAGGCCCAGACTGCCTGCCTGCCACCACCCAGACCCCAGAGGCCAGTGACCAAGGCCCGCCGgccaccaccccagccccaccGGCGAGCAGAGACCAAGGCCCGCCTGCCACCACCCAGGCCCCAGAGACCAGCAGAGACCAAGGTCCCTGAGGAGATCCCCCCAGAAGTGGTGCAGGAGTATGTGGACATCATGGAGGAGCTGCTGGGGCCTTCCCTCGGGGCCACGGGGGAGCCCGAGAAACAACGGGAAGAGGGCAAAGTGAAGCAGCCACAGGAAGAGGACTGGACGCCCCCAGACCCGGGCCTCCTGAGCTACATTGACAAGCTGTGTTCCCAGAAAGACTTCGTCACCAAG GTGGAGGCCGTCATTCATCCCCAATTCCTGGAAGAATTGCTTTCCCCAGATCCACAGATGGATTTCTTGGCCCTAAGCCAGgacctggagcaggaggaaggactCACCCTTGCCCAG CTAGTGGAGAAGCGCCTCCCACCCTTGAAGGAGAAACAGCATTCGAGGGCAGCCCCTAGTCGTGGCACAGCCCGGTTGGACTCAAGTTCTTCTAAGTTTGCAGCTGGCCAAGGAGCAGAGAGAGACGTCCCTGACCCCCAAGAAGGGGTTGGCATGGAAACCTGCCCACCCCAGACGACTGCCCGGGACTCTCAGGGACGAGGCAGAGCACACACTGGCATGGCCAGGTCCGAAGACTCTGTTGTGCTTTTGGGATGTCAGGATTCCCCTGGGCTGAGGGCTGCCCGGCCAACCTCTCCTCCCCAGGACCACAGACCCACCTGCCCTGGCGTGGGTACCAAGGATGCCTTGGATCTCCCTGGAGGGTCTCCTGTCAGGGAGTCACATGGGCTGGCTCAGGGGTCAAGTGAGGAGGAGGAACTCCCCAGCCTGGCCTTCCTCTTGGGTTCCCAGCACAAGCTTCTGCCCTGGTGGCTACCCCAGAGCCCTGTCCCTGCCTCGGGCCTTCTCAGCCCAGAAAAGTGGGGACCCCAGGGAACTCATCAGTCCCCATCTGCTGAGAGAAGAGGCCTCAACCTAGCACCTTCTCCTGCCAACAAGGCCAAGAAGCAACCTCTCTTTGGAAGCCTGTCCCCTGCTGAAAAGACACCCCACCGAGGGCCTGGGCTCAGGGTCTCTGGGGAGCAATCCCTGACTTGGGGGCTGGGTGGCCCCTCACAGTCTCAAAAGAGAAAGGGTGACCCCTTGGTctccaggaaggagaagaagcagCATTGTAGCCAGTAG